One window of the Bradyrhizobium septentrionale genome contains the following:
- a CDS encoding type II toxin-antitoxin system VapC family toxin — MFIDASALTALLTDEDEARELLARLQQTGTRLTSPLAVWEAAVAVARVLKLSVSAAAEAVEDYLALMEIAVVAVPPETARIALDAFDRFGKGRHPASLNFGDCFAYACARHLGQPLMFKGGDFPQTDIEAA; from the coding sequence ATGTTCATCGACGCCTCGGCGCTGACTGCGTTGTTGACCGACGAGGACGAGGCGCGTGAGCTTTTGGCCCGCCTGCAGCAGACCGGAACGCGTCTGACCTCGCCGCTGGCGGTGTGGGAGGCGGCGGTCGCGGTGGCGCGCGTGTTGAAACTTTCGGTCAGCGCCGCCGCGGAGGCGGTCGAAGACTATCTCGCGCTGATGGAGATCGCCGTGGTCGCGGTGCCGCCGGAGACGGCACGGATCGCGCTCGACGCCTTCGACCGGTTCGGCAAGGGCCGGCATCCGGCGAGCCTCAATTTCGGGGACTGCTTTGCCTATGCCTGTGCCCGGCATCTGGGCCAGCCCTTGATGTTCAAGGGCGGCGACTTTCCGCAGACCGACATCGAGGCCGCCTGA
- a CDS encoding type II toxin-antitoxin system VapB family antitoxin, whose product MAFHIKNPETDALARKVAALKKIGLTEAVHAALAHELEREREQGKPSLVDLGVQFCRDLRAKGNPAQGQPADKAFRDSLYEDT is encoded by the coding sequence ATGGCTTTCCACATCAAGAACCCGGAGACCGATGCGCTGGCCCGCAAGGTGGCGGCGCTGAAAAAAATCGGCCTCACCGAAGCCGTGCACGCCGCACTCGCCCATGAGCTCGAGCGCGAGCGCGAGCAGGGCAAGCCGTCTTTGGTCGACCTCGGCGTCCAGTTCTGCCGGGATCTGCGCGCCAAGGGCAATCCGGCGCAGGGCCAGCCCGCCGACAAGGCGTTCCGCGACAGCCTGTATGAGGACACCTGA
- the repA gene encoding plasmid partitioning protein RepA, whose amino-acid sequence MPSLAEDSLTMSETASARITRHAGILSGQLRSLATTLFPPSASKSLRSFSSGEVARIVRVSDGYLRQLSLDGLGPTPATGLGGRRSYTLAQIHELRAYLATARPREASEFLPRRQPGDKLQIITVANFKGGSAKTTTALYLSQYLALAGFRVLAIDLDPQASLSAMFGYQPEFDIGANETLYGAIRYDEHRRPMRDIVRPTYFDGIGLVPGNLELMEFEHHTPRAMIERRERGHDLFFRRVASAIDQVADDYDVVVIDCPPQLGYLTMGALNAATAMLVTIHPQMVDVASMSQFLLMTSDLMSVIEEAGGRLDHDFIRYVITRHDPNDVPEAQIVALLRNLFGSDVLQATVWKSTAIANAGLTKQSLYELERGAVGRGAYDRALESVDAVNAEIAQLLKKVWGR is encoded by the coding sequence ATGCCGAGCTTAGCGGAAGATTCACTTACCATGAGCGAGACTGCGTCTGCCCGGATCACCCGGCACGCCGGCATCCTTTCCGGCCAGCTTCGCTCGCTGGCGACAACGCTTTTCCCGCCTTCAGCCAGTAAGTCTCTCCGCTCGTTCTCTTCAGGGGAGGTTGCGCGAATTGTCCGCGTCTCCGATGGTTATCTCCGACAGCTCTCCCTCGACGGACTTGGACCGACCCCAGCGACGGGACTTGGGGGCCGCCGATCCTATACCCTGGCTCAGATTCATGAGCTGCGCGCGTATCTAGCCACGGCGCGGCCCCGAGAAGCGTCGGAATTTCTCCCGCGCCGCCAGCCGGGCGACAAGCTCCAAATTATCACCGTCGCCAACTTCAAGGGCGGGTCCGCCAAGACGACGACGGCATTGTATCTTTCCCAATACCTCGCCCTTGCCGGCTTTCGGGTCCTTGCCATTGACCTCGATCCGCAAGCGTCGCTCTCCGCGATGTTCGGGTACCAGCCCGAGTTTGATATTGGGGCGAATGAAACTCTCTACGGTGCCATCCGGTATGACGAGCACCGCCGGCCGATGCGCGACATCGTCCGGCCGACCTACTTTGACGGGATAGGTCTTGTTCCGGGCAATCTTGAGCTGATGGAGTTCGAGCACCACACGCCTCGCGCAATGATCGAGCGGCGTGAACGCGGACACGACCTGTTCTTTCGCCGAGTCGCCAGCGCCATCGACCAGGTTGCCGACGACTACGATGTCGTCGTTATCGACTGCCCACCCCAACTTGGTTACCTGACCATGGGCGCGCTAAACGCGGCCACCGCGATGCTCGTGACCATCCATCCGCAGATGGTCGATGTCGCATCCATGAGCCAATTTCTCCTCATGACGTCGGATCTCATGTCCGTCATCGAGGAAGCCGGCGGGCGACTCGACCACGACTTCATCCGGTACGTCATCACGCGTCACGATCCCAACGACGTGCCCGAAGCTCAAATCGTGGCCCTCCTTCGTAATCTCTTTGGATCGGATGTGCTCCAGGCCACTGTTTGGAAATCGACTGCAATCGCCAATGCTGGCCTCACCAAGCAATCACTTTATGAGCTGGAGCGCGGCGCGGTAGGGCGGGGCGCCTACGACCGCGCGTTGGAATCAGTCGACGCGGTCAATGCCGAAATCGCGCAACTTCTTAAGAAGGTGTGGGGTCGATGA
- the repB gene encoding plasmid partitioning protein RepB — protein MSKRTDTIKSLFTAPQSGTLSADNVPAALPRVSSGSVRSLKDSFSEVEKENEELRERIASGAVILEIDPSLIDPSPLSDRFRDNDDSSFEALKQSIAQRGQEVPILVREHPEAKGRYQSAYGHRRVRATRELGISVKAILRSLSDEALVVAQGLENAPREDLSFIERASFAMHIEDAGHSRSIVQDALSIDRAEASKLLAVARSVPPEVVRAIGKAPKVGRGRWQSFAELLKDAAALKRVRAVIADPKFAERETDARFLAAFSAASRPSPAGTSKPSEEKPVFSASGDKIAHVRQVERELKLTIDKNVSATFAAFLVDQLPAIFDAFSKTSGGQETTEA, from the coding sequence ATGAGCAAACGTACTGACACTATCAAGAGCCTTTTCACGGCCCCGCAATCAGGCACGTTGTCAGCTGACAACGTGCCCGCTGCCTTGCCGCGGGTCTCGTCGGGCTCGGTCCGCTCGTTGAAGGATTCTTTTTCCGAAGTCGAGAAGGAGAACGAGGAGCTTCGCGAAAGAATCGCGTCTGGGGCTGTGATCCTTGAAATCGACCCTTCGCTTATTGATCCGTCACCCCTGTCCGACCGGTTTCGCGACAATGATGATAGCTCGTTCGAAGCACTCAAACAGTCGATCGCACAGCGTGGCCAAGAGGTGCCCATTCTCGTTCGGGAGCATCCTGAAGCAAAAGGGCGCTATCAAAGCGCGTATGGTCATCGCCGCGTCCGCGCCACGCGCGAATTGGGTATTTCCGTCAAAGCGATCCTGCGATCGCTGTCAGATGAAGCCCTTGTCGTGGCGCAAGGACTCGAGAACGCACCGCGCGAGGATTTGAGTTTCATTGAGCGCGCCAGCTTCGCGATGCATATCGAAGATGCCGGGCATAGCCGGTCAATCGTGCAGGATGCGTTGTCGATCGATCGGGCTGAGGCTTCGAAACTCCTTGCCGTCGCTCGATCGGTTCCACCCGAAGTCGTTCGAGCAATCGGGAAGGCTCCGAAAGTTGGCCGCGGCCGCTGGCAGTCCTTCGCTGAATTACTCAAGGATGCCGCGGCGCTCAAACGTGTCAGAGCGGTGATCGCTGACCCGAAATTTGCAGAGCGGGAAACCGACGCGCGATTTCTCGCAGCATTCTCAGCAGCAAGCCGTCCATCTCCCGCGGGGACGTCGAAGCCATCGGAAGAGAAGCCAGTCTTTTCCGCATCCGGGGACAAGATTGCGCACGTGCGTCAGGTCGAGCGCGAATTGAAGCTTACCATCGACAAGAATGTCTCGGCGACATTCGCGGCATTTCTTGTGGACCAGCTCCCGGCCATCTTCGACGCCTTTTCCAAGACGAGTGGCGGCCAGGAAACTACCGAGGCCTGA
- the repC gene encoding plasmid replication protein RepC, whose product MQSHSPTTPFGRRSLTLAHVASQMVATERPPEKIVHKWKIFHAICTARPRLGVSERALSVLNALLTFHPETALTGEDDLIVFPSNHQLTRRAHGMPASTLRRHLAVLVDAGLIVRRDSPNGKRYARKDNAGEIELAFGFDLSPLVVRSEEFESLAADIEAEARALKLVRERITLCRRDIAKMIATGIEEAVPTRRGGQGPADWQVVHAAFRAIVDQIPRTATRQELEPIADELSQLADDVLNLLEEHIKAKNTSANESHSERHIQNSKPEAPIDLEPVLREGRAAGAEPKPQPSRVGEGAYPLGMVLSACPDIVDYTKGGVSNWRDFLATAAVVRSMLGISPSAWEEAQKVMGEVPAAIVVACILQRGTAINSAGGYLRGLTRKAEVGEFSLGPILMAQINSRRRDKQRA is encoded by the coding sequence ATGCAGTCACACTCTCCAACGACGCCCTTTGGGCGGCGATCGCTGACGCTTGCCCATGTGGCAAGCCAGATGGTCGCAACCGAACGTCCTCCCGAAAAGATCGTGCACAAGTGGAAGATCTTCCACGCCATCTGCACGGCGCGGCCGCGCCTTGGCGTGTCGGAGCGCGCGCTGTCGGTGTTAAACGCGCTGCTGACCTTCCATCCTGAGACGGCGCTGACAGGGGAGGATGATCTGATTGTTTTTCCGTCAAACCATCAACTCACTCGGCGCGCGCACGGCATGCCGGCATCGACGCTTCGTCGTCACCTTGCCGTGCTAGTCGACGCGGGCCTGATCGTTCGACGCGACAGTCCGAATGGCAAGCGCTATGCGCGGAAGGACAATGCCGGCGAAATCGAGCTCGCCTTCGGCTTCGATCTGTCGCCGCTGGTCGTGCGCTCGGAGGAGTTTGAGAGCCTGGCGGCCGATATCGAAGCCGAGGCCCGCGCACTCAAGCTCGTACGAGAGCGCATCACGCTGTGCCGGCGCGACATCGCGAAGATGATTGCAACTGGCATCGAGGAAGCCGTCCCGACGCGAAGGGGAGGGCAGGGGCCTGCCGATTGGCAGGTCGTGCACGCTGCCTTCCGCGCGATCGTCGATCAGATTCCGCGCACGGCTACGCGCCAGGAGCTCGAGCCGATCGCCGACGAGTTGTCTCAGCTCGCCGACGATGTTCTCAATCTTTTGGAAGAACACATCAAAGCCAAGAATACGAGCGCCAATGAGTCCCATTCTGAGCGCCACATACAGAATTCAAAACCAGAAGCCCCTATTGATCTTGAACCTGTCCTTCGAGAAGGCAGGGCGGCGGGAGCTGAGCCCAAACCTCAACCCTCGCGAGTCGGGGAGGGGGCGTATCCGTTAGGAATGGTCCTGAGTGCGTGTCCTGACATCGTCGATTATACGAAGGGTGGGGTTTCGAACTGGCGCGATTTCCTCGCTACCGCGGCCGTTGTGCGATCGATGCTGGGCATCAGCCCGAGCGCCTGGGAGGAGGCGCAAAAGGTTATGGGCGAGGTGCCCGCAGCCATCGTCGTCGCGTGTATCCTGCAGCGCGGGACGGCGATCAATTCCGCCGGCGGTTATCTGCGCGGTTTGACGCGAAAAGCCGAGGTCGGCGAATTTTCGCTTGGCCCGATCCTGATGGCGCAGATCAATTCTCGCCGGCGAGACAAGCAGCGGGCGTGA
- a CDS encoding DUF736 domain-containing protein, with protein MATIGTFTSTGNGFSGAIKTLNLNVKAKLIRVDNPSDKGPHFRIYSGNVELGAAWQKTARDTERDYLSVKLDDPSFPAPIYATLTEVEGAEGLQLIWSRPNRD; from the coding sequence ATGGCTACCATCGGCACCTTCACCTCCACGGGCAACGGCTTCTCCGGCGCCATCAAGACGCTCAACCTCAACGTCAAGGCCAAGCTGATCCGTGTCGACAACCCTTCCGACAAGGGACCGCACTTCCGCATCTACTCGGGCAACGTCGAGCTGGGTGCTGCCTGGCAGAAGACCGCCAGGGACACCGAGCGCGACTACCTCTCCGTCAAGCTGGACGATCCGAGCTTCCCCGCTCCGATCTACGCCACCCTGACCGAGGTCGAAGGTGCGGAAGGTCTCCAGCTGATCTGGTCCCGGCCGAACCGGGACTGA
- a CDS encoding HU family DNA-binding protein, which yields MTTANEIAEKIAAENDLTKAQAKAIVDSVFKAITDAAVSGAETSLPGFGKFKVKDSPAREGRNSSTGATIAIAASKKLTFTPAKAIKDSLNGGTIPNDGAS from the coding sequence ATGACAACTGCCAATGAGATCGCCGAAAAGATCGCAGCCGAGAACGACCTGACCAAGGCTCAGGCCAAAGCCATCGTCGATAGCGTGTTCAAGGCGATCACTGATGCTGCCGTGAGCGGAGCCGAGACGAGCCTTCCCGGGTTCGGCAAGTTCAAGGTCAAGGATAGCCCCGCTCGTGAGGGCCGCAATTCATCGACCGGCGCAACGATTGCGATAGCAGCTTCCAAGAAGCTGACTTTTACGCCCGCCAAAGCCATCAAGGATAGTCTCAACGGAGGAACGATCCCTAACGACGGTGCATCGTAA
- a CDS encoding WGR domain-containing protein → MRRFYALSTQPTLFGEISLIRNWGRIGTSGKTMVQTFDGRAEAIEAFVRLERAKRRRGYAAADEKLS, encoded by the coding sequence ATGCGTCGGTTTTATGCGCTGTCCACGCAGCCCACCTTGTTCGGAGAAATATCGCTGATCCGCAATTGGGGCCGGATCGGCACGAGTGGCAAGACCATGGTGCAGACCTTCGATGGTCGTGCGGAGGCGATCGAAGCATTCGTACGCCTGGAGCGCGCCAAGCGGAGGCGCGGTTACGCTGCTGCGGACGAGAAACTGTCATAG
- a CDS encoding ParA family protein — MAMADLTLLAGDSRDEFRDRSGDRIRNRLLVQTNIRHDMIGRGNAARADRPIPDFEMKTIVINNQKGGVGKTTLAVHLAWFMAEADLRVLVIDVDAQSNASDTLRHYAGSTLAADLFKPGIRVVPREDEGLTLAPADSSLTDLDRSSVAAITTLQENLAIASDQFDACIIDTPPSLGLRSVGCLVAASHVLAPIYLEDYSIKGVKGLMQTVIGVQRRYGRQDTKFLGLLPSNFNTKSPRQRTHLEQLLREAGKYVFPGQIVARDGYAEAVAERLPVWKLKRRSAQEAGREIRDVLAKIVARMDEPAHGA, encoded by the coding sequence ATGGCTATGGCTGACCTGACTCTTCTGGCAGGGGATTCGCGGGATGAATTCCGGGATCGTTCTGGTGACCGGATTCGCAATCGTCTGTTGGTTCAAACCAACATCCGCCACGACATGATTGGACGAGGAAATGCCGCCCGCGCCGATAGACCAATTCCGGACTTTGAGATGAAGACCATTGTCATCAACAATCAAAAGGGCGGGGTCGGCAAGACGACGCTTGCGGTGCATCTGGCCTGGTTCATGGCGGAAGCTGATCTCCGCGTTCTTGTGATCGACGTTGATGCGCAGAGCAATGCGTCGGATACCTTGAGGCACTACGCCGGTTCAACGTTAGCCGCGGATCTGTTCAAGCCGGGGATACGGGTCGTACCTCGGGAAGACGAAGGCCTAACGCTCGCGCCGGCCGATAGCTCGTTGACCGATCTCGATCGCAGCAGTGTGGCCGCCATAACCACTCTGCAAGAGAACCTCGCTATCGCGTCGGATCAGTTCGATGCCTGCATCATCGATACGCCGCCATCGCTTGGACTGCGCAGTGTCGGCTGTTTGGTTGCGGCCTCGCATGTGCTCGCCCCCATCTATCTGGAGGACTATTCGATCAAGGGCGTCAAAGGTCTGATGCAGACCGTGATCGGCGTGCAGAGGCGCTATGGCCGCCAGGATACGAAGTTCCTCGGGTTGCTGCCTTCGAACTTCAACACGAAATCGCCCCGTCAAAGGACCCATCTTGAGCAACTCTTGCGCGAGGCGGGCAAGTATGTGTTCCCGGGCCAGATCGTTGCAAGGGACGGCTACGCTGAGGCCGTTGCGGAACGCCTGCCGGTCTGGAAGCTGAAGCGCCGCTCTGCGCAGGAGGCTGGTCGGGAAATCCGCGATGTTCTCGCCAAGATCGTCGCGCGGATGGACGAGCCGGCACATGGCGCTTGA
- a CDS encoding ParB/RepB/Spo0J family partition protein: protein MALDLSFKQLIDAAEDGAATIGQPTCIAVDRIDEDPDQPRRSFDEQKLEELAESILQHGVLQPIVLRQATENGRYVIIMGARRYRAAKRAGLRDIPAFIHAVGSADRYAQMIENIQRDDLNAPEIAAFIAGRLEQGDNQADISRKLGKSRDWVSRYASVQSMPEFLRSKLAGSSIRAVYELYQAWREQPNAVETICAAQESFTDAHARQLARKVRTEVRGSPADSERSPGAQPERSPIAPQVELRRMERDRVTAVAEKPPNSSVDRNARTSPSLTIRVRHQDRTGCLLVDRLASQGSRHAVLLVDGAEEAEEVPASTITIEEILFA from the coding sequence ATGGCGCTTGATCTCAGCTTTAAGCAGCTCATCGACGCCGCGGAAGACGGTGCCGCCACAATCGGACAACCGACTTGCATCGCCGTCGACCGTATTGACGAAGATCCGGACCAGCCTCGTCGCAGTTTCGACGAACAGAAGCTCGAGGAGCTTGCGGAATCGATCCTTCAGCATGGCGTGCTGCAACCGATCGTGCTGCGGCAAGCGACCGAGAACGGCCGATACGTGATCATCATGGGTGCGAGGCGGTATCGTGCTGCTAAACGCGCCGGGCTCCGTGACATCCCAGCTTTCATTCATGCCGTTGGGTCTGCGGATCGTTATGCTCAGATGATCGAGAACATTCAGCGCGATGACCTCAATGCCCCCGAAATTGCGGCGTTCATCGCGGGTCGCTTGGAGCAGGGTGATAACCAAGCCGACATTTCGCGCAAGCTCGGCAAGTCGAGGGACTGGGTGTCTCGCTACGCGTCGGTCCAGAGTATGCCGGAGTTCCTCCGGTCGAAACTTGCCGGCTCGTCAATCCGTGCTGTGTATGAACTCTACCAGGCTTGGCGCGAACAGCCCAACGCCGTCGAGACCATATGCGCAGCACAGGAGAGCTTCACCGACGCGCACGCCCGTCAACTGGCTCGCAAAGTCCGCACGGAAGTCCGCGGATCCCCTGCTGATAGCGAAAGGTCGCCTGGAGCTCAACCGGAACGAAGTCCGATCGCACCGCAAGTGGAATTACGACGCATGGAGAGAGACCGCGTGACGGCGGTCGCGGAAAAGCCCCCCAACTCTTCGGTCGATCGGAACGCGCGAACGAGTCCATCACTAACGATCAGAGTGCGTCACCAAGATCGGACTGGCTGTCTGCTGGTCGATCGACTCGCATCTCAAGGCTCACGGCACGCAGTGCTGTTGGTTGATGGCGCAGAAGAGGCGGAAGAGGTTCCAGCGTCGACCATCACAATCGAAGAGATCCTTTTCGCATGA
- a CDS encoding plasmid mobilization protein, translating into MALISLRVSDEVAAEFSVLAATRGGKSALLRRLIADALAAPEPRILALPVGRPEKVTVRLRESEMRQLAEVSHQRGMTRTGWIVALVRSRLGSPVQHSPSEHEAVRAIVRELNRIGGNINQIARAANTSLLQGRAVEPDLSAIQEAKLVIENELAQLRNALQGNADYWDGRR; encoded by the coding sequence ATGGCTCTGATCTCGCTTCGTGTCTCCGACGAAGTCGCGGCGGAGTTCTCAGTTCTTGCAGCTACCCGGGGGGGCAAATCCGCGCTGCTGCGGCGTCTCATTGCCGATGCACTGGCTGCACCCGAGCCGCGTATCTTGGCATTGCCGGTCGGTCGACCAGAGAAGGTGACAGTGCGACTTCGCGAGAGCGAGATGCGGCAACTCGCGGAAGTTTCACATCAGCGTGGCATGACCCGAACCGGCTGGATCGTTGCGCTGGTGCGCTCGCGATTGGGATCGCCAGTGCAGCATTCCCCGAGCGAGCATGAGGCGGTTCGCGCGATCGTTCGCGAGCTCAACCGGATCGGAGGCAACATCAACCAGATCGCGCGTGCCGCAAACACCAGTTTGCTGCAGGGCAGGGCGGTTGAGCCCGATCTGTCCGCAATTCAAGAGGCCAAGTTGGTCATTGAGAACGAGCTCGCGCAACTACGTAATGCGTTGCAGGGCAACGCGGATTATTGGGATGGGCGGAGATGA
- a CDS encoding relaxase/mobilization nuclease domain-containing protein: MSRRYSPRPDDLASELPPISYVWETPNRRPRRAEWDIPDPTALGRLTPAMRAKLERIVRRAPEVMVKITGRTKGVAHLKSHLAYITRNGELDAETEQGATLAGRSGWKDLQQRWEDDVGLDDKRRRDGSLSINIILSMPAGTDAVAVKDSARAFAIETFGNNHDYVFVQHLDDKHPHVHLTVRSLGHDGKRLNPRKADLQAWRERFAGELRLRGIAAEATPRRTRGRVRKAARGTVLAMRRRKITPDVDRLARKAVLSEVRAGKTAKHPWDEPIKSRQDAIRRIYLDYAAELQRSEAPADRELARQVRQFVNNMPAVESRQHALKNELSELASSRRRDLKREAYAEGCDKPRGDEPTR; encoded by the coding sequence ATGAGCCGGCGCTATTCGCCGCGGCCGGATGACTTGGCCTCCGAGCTTCCGCCGATCTCGTACGTCTGGGAAACGCCCAATCGGCGCCCACGGCGGGCCGAGTGGGATATCCCGGATCCGACAGCTCTAGGCCGCCTTACGCCGGCGATGCGTGCAAAGCTCGAGCGCATCGTGCGCCGAGCACCAGAGGTGATGGTCAAGATCACCGGTCGCACCAAGGGTGTGGCGCATCTCAAGTCGCACCTTGCCTACATCACGCGAAACGGCGAACTCGATGCGGAAACGGAGCAGGGCGCGACGCTCGCGGGTCGTTCCGGATGGAAAGATCTGCAGCAACGCTGGGAGGATGATGTCGGTCTCGACGATAAGCGCCGCCGCGATGGATCGCTTTCGATCAACATCATTCTGTCGATGCCGGCCGGCACCGATGCGGTCGCCGTCAAGGATTCAGCCCGGGCATTCGCTATTGAGACGTTCGGGAACAATCACGATTACGTCTTCGTCCAGCATCTCGACGACAAGCATCCTCACGTGCACTTGACTGTTCGATCCCTCGGCCATGACGGCAAGCGTCTCAACCCCCGCAAAGCGGATCTTCAGGCCTGGCGGGAACGGTTTGCTGGCGAACTCCGGCTTCGCGGGATCGCGGCAGAGGCAACGCCCCGGCGCACCCGTGGACGGGTTCGAAAAGCCGCCCGGGGGACGGTCCTCGCTATGCGCAGGCGAAAGATCACGCCCGATGTTGATCGGCTCGCCCGAAAGGCGGTGCTCTCGGAAGTGAGGGCCGGCAAGACTGCTAAACATCCTTGGGACGAACCGATCAAGTCACGTCAGGACGCGATCCGGCGAATATATCTCGACTATGCCGCCGAGCTGCAGCGCTCTGAAGCGCCAGCGGATCGCGAGTTGGCTCGCCAAGTTCGGCAATTCGTCAACAACATGCCAGCTGTCGAATCCCGCCAGCATGCGCTGAAGAACGAGCTTTCGGAGTTGGCTAGTAGCCGGCGGCGAGACCTAAAGCGGGAAGCTTATGCAGAGGGATGCGATAAGCCACGAGGCGATGAGCC